The Hippocampus zosterae strain Florida chromosome 11, ASM2543408v3, whole genome shotgun sequence genome includes the window ACActgacacattgaatgatatgaTCATAGCATTCTCTGAAAATGCAATCTTAAACAAATCACTCAATGTGAAACGCATACTCCCAGATAATACAGAAGAAGCAGGTGTTGGATCTGGAGTACTGAGGGATGTTCTCAGCTGCTTCTGGCAGGAATTCTATGACCGATGCACCCTTGGTACATCAATTAAAGTACCATTCATTCGCCAtgattttcctgcagaaaagtggaaagCAGTTGGGAGAATTCTTTTAAAGGGATACCAAGATTGTTGCTACTTCCCAAACAAACTTGCATTTCCTTTCCTCGAGCAGGTGCTTTTCAACTGTGTCTATAGTGATCTAAAAACCCATTTTCTGCAGTTTGTGAGCAGCCAAGAACGTGAAGTTTTGATGGAAGCAATGAAGGACTTTTCAGAAGTGGACCTAGATGATCTTGTGGAAGTTCTTGACAGCTACGGGTGTAGAAAAAGAATCTCTGCTGAAACCTTTCCCACAATACTGCAGGAAATAGCACACAAAGAGCTTATCCAAAAGCCCATGTTTGTGATTGACTGCTGGAGGGAGGTTACTCTTCACCGTGTTTCCATCAGTCTTGAAGCACTGAACAAGTTGTGCTCGGACTTGCAACCTACctcaaaaaaagtctgccaacTGCTGAAATTTGCAACTGATTTAACCCCAAAGCAGAAGGAAGTGATAAACCATCTGAAAAGGTTCATCAGAGAGTTGGATGAATTCAAGCTTCAGAAGTTTCTCCGGTTTTGCACTGGATCTGATCTTGTTGTAACCAACGCCATTCTTGTGGAGTTCCAGGAAATGACTGAGTTTAGTAGAAGGCCGGTGGGTCACACATGTGGAAAGGTTCTGCATATTGCTGACAGCTATGAAAATTTTCCAGATTTCCGATCGGAATTCAATGCTGTTCTTGAAAGTAATGTCTGGGCGATGGACATTGTTTAGCTTTTTCTTACCCGTAACTATGTTAATAAGCCATCGTAGGTAGGTTGCATCAGCACTACATGGCTTGGGTACGTTATTGTGTTCACTGTTTACATTGTTTTGTAGAAACAAACGTTGCATTGTTTGCCGTTTTTATAGTTACTGTATATAGAAATAACTTGCATTTGGTGTTATATTACAGTAATATAGTTCTGGGGTTTTATAtacaaaaaggcaaagaagTTATAAC containing:
- the LOC127609886 gene encoding uncharacterized protein LOC127609886 isoform X1; this encodes MSSPSDFLRGRGVSEDILSLLEEQRIDSDVIALMDDATLANYVPCYGDRIALFNFCKTQQLPSKRKNGLLEKLREKMKIRKEDGKEDTSSKTQQARQTKRQKTTRNVAIGWIHNDGKITKQVREKQGGGTRKFQMSTEAGLKEILKEGKKLFFPDGISPKGSELDFQFEVWDFKQNLLTDETCQSIGNMYEAAKLTLLRFYIATRPKDDHHDGSTASKEVLVVAHAASDYNSEIEEVSVDSNEIYTAFDVSVDSEITFGPTYNTEGDADITLIYDGPPDSQDVMTITVHYTDTLNDMIIAFSENAILNKSLNVKRILPDNTEEAGVGSGVLRDVLSCFWQEFYDRCTLGTSIKVPFIRHDFPAEKWKAVGRILLKGYQDCCYFPNKLAFPFLEQVLFNCVYSDLKTHFLQFVSSQEREVLMEAMKDFSEVDLDDLVEVLDSYGCRKRISAETFPTILQEIAHKELIQKPMFVIDCWREVTLHRVSISLEALNKLCSDLQPTSKKVCQLLKFATDLTPKQKEVINHLKRFIRELDEFKLQKFLRFCTGSDLVVTNAILVEFQEMTEFSRRPVGHTCGKVLHIADSYENFPDFRSEFNAVLESNVWAMDIV
- the LOC127609886 gene encoding uncharacterized protein LOC127609886 isoform X2, with amino-acid sequence MDDATLANYVPCYGDRIALFNFCKTQQLPSKRKNGLLEKLREKMKIRKEDGKEDTSSKTQQARQTKRQKTTRNVAIGWIHNDGKITKQVREKQGGGTRKFQMSTEAGLKEILKEGKKLFFPDGISPKGSELDFQFEVWDFKQNLLTDETCQSIGNMYEAAKLTLLRFYIATRPKDDHHDGSTASKEVLVVAHAASDYNSEIEEVSVDSNEIYTAFDVSVDSEITFGPTYNTEGDADITLIYDGPPDSQDVMTITVHYTDTLNDMIIAFSENAILNKSLNVKRILPDNTEEAGVGSGVLRDVLSCFWQEFYDRCTLGTSIKVPFIRHDFPAEKWKAVGRILLKGYQDCCYFPNKLAFPFLEQVLFNCVYSDLKTHFLQFVSSQEREVLMEAMKDFSEVDLDDLVEVLDSYGCRKRISAETFPTILQEIAHKELIQKPMFVIDCWREVTLHRVSISLEALNKLCSDLQPTSKKVCQLLKFATDLTPKQKEVINHLKRFIRELDEFKLQKFLRFCTGSDLVVTNAILVEFQEMTEFSRRPVGHTCGKVLHIADSYENFPDFRSEFNAVLESNVWAMDIV